The Candidatus Binataceae bacterium genome includes a region encoding these proteins:
- a CDS encoding cytochrome c, which produces MYRLGARNQKWFIAFLLLAPCAVAPAAYAQSAAAQGHALYSSLCARCHGVDLDNPQPNTPDLKSLKAGQHDLFVTMVENGKGEMPPWKGLLSPMQIRQIWAYVQANAK; this is translated from the coding sequence TTGTATAGGCTGGGAGCACGTAACCAGAAGTGGTTCATCGCCTTTTTGCTGCTGGCACCGTGCGCCGTGGCGCCCGCCGCCTATGCGCAAAGCGCGGCGGCCCAGGGACACGCCCTTTACTCCTCCTTGTGTGCGCGCTGTCATGGTGTGGACCTCGACAATCCTCAGCCCAACACACCCGATCTCAAGAGCCTGAAGGCCGGACAGCACGATCTTTTTGTCACTATGGTCGAGAACGGCAAGGGCGAAATGCCGCCCTGGAAGGGATTGCTCTCGCCCATGCAAATCAGACAGATCTGGGCTTACGTACAGGCCAACGCCAAGTAG